The following proteins are encoded in a genomic region of Cryomorphaceae bacterium:
- a CDS encoding ABC transporter permease, producing the protein MRSGSSCVIWISGGSETGAGTSAHPQMGTVSQNPRPTRQIILLILRDFSGKELKIESFIAGRMLKGSESGSKTFSRPIVSIAIAGIALGMAVMILSMAIVTGFKTEVRNKVTGFGAHIQITPLSMNNSYESERMQRQAHLVPEISALREVRHVQTYATKPGIVETETDIHGVIAKGIGTDFDWHFFRDKLVLGNLPDISDTAITQQVLVSTHLANLLKLDTNQRITVYFPNQAGSLSPRRFVISGMYETGLAEFDAQFLFMHIGHLQRINRWGLEAQLRVSGDCENQLLIVEALAFGGDGEYRFNWGDSGMRGAGPHGVCLDRDTTLKVVLTDRSLTLPDSAWITVKYPQDHSGCICDAELAKVQTGGSSNHHYVGGYEVVLHDFRHMHKANNAVYDILDYDLKTTLISERIPEIFNWLEMIDINPKIIITLMIIVAVINMSSALLILILERVNMIGILKALGATDWSVRKIFLYTAGYLIGYGLLIGNVVGIGLCLAQDYWELVSLDPASYYVSSVPILLKWEHVLMLNIGTLAICLLVLILPSYLVTRISPVRAIRFN; encoded by the coding sequence GTGCGCAGCGGCTCATCCTGTGTAATTTGGATTTCGGGCGGTTCGGAAACAGGAGCCGGAACTTCCGCGCATCCGCAAATGGGCACGGTGAGCCAAAACCCGAGGCCAACACGGCAGATTATATTGCTAATTTTGCGCGACTTCAGCGGAAAGGAATTGAAGATAGAATCGTTCATAGCGGGTAGAATGCTCAAAGGTAGCGAAAGCGGTTCTAAAACCTTTTCGCGCCCCATTGTAAGTATTGCCATAGCAGGCATTGCGCTTGGGATGGCGGTGATGATTCTCTCGATGGCCATTGTAACCGGGTTCAAAACCGAGGTGCGCAACAAGGTAACGGGCTTTGGTGCTCATATACAGATTACGCCGCTTTCGATGAACAACAGCTACGAATCGGAGCGCATGCAACGGCAGGCACACCTCGTGCCGGAAATCAGCGCGCTTAGGGAGGTACGACACGTGCAAACCTACGCAACCAAGCCCGGAATTGTAGAAACCGAAACCGACATCCACGGGGTGATCGCCAAGGGTATCGGAACGGATTTCGACTGGCATTTTTTCCGCGACAAACTGGTACTGGGCAACTTGCCCGACATATCAGACACCGCCATTACGCAACAAGTATTGGTTTCTACCCACCTTGCCAACCTGTTAAAACTAGACACCAACCAGCGTATTACTGTGTATTTCCCGAATCAGGCCGGAAGTTTGAGCCCTCGCAGGTTTGTGATTTCGGGTATGTACGAAACCGGCCTCGCCGAATTTGACGCACAGTTTCTGTTCATGCACATCGGGCATTTGCAGCGCATCAATCGCTGGGGATTGGAAGCACAACTGCGGGTATCGGGCGATTGCGAAAACCAGCTCCTTATTGTTGAGGCCCTCGCATTTGGCGGCGACGGAGAGTACCGGTTTAACTGGGGCGATTCCGGTATGCGGGGTGCAGGTCCGCACGGCGTTTGCCTGGATCGCGACACCACGCTCAAAGTGGTGCTCACAGACCGCTCACTTACCCTGCCCGACTCTGCGTGGATTACCGTAAAGTACCCCCAAGACCACAGCGGCTGTATCTGCGACGCCGAACTGGCAAAGGTGCAAACCGGAGGCAGCAGCAACCATCACTACGTGGGCGGCTACGAAGTGGTGCTGCACGATTTTCGGCACATGCACAAAGCCAACAACGCTGTGTACGACATCCTGGACTACGACCTCAAAACCACACTTATTTCAGAGCGCATTCCGGAAATTTTCAACTGGCTGGAAATGATTGACATCAACCCCAAAATCATCATCACGCTCATGATTATTGTGGCAGTTATCAATATGTCGTCGGCCTTGTTGATTTTGATTCTTGAACGCGTAAACATGATCGGCATTCTCAAGGCTCTCGGCGCCACAGACTGGTCGGTGCGAAAGATTTTTCTCTACACCGCCGGATACCTTATAGGCTACGGTTTGCTTATTGGAAACGTGGTGGGTATAGGACTTTGCCTGGCACAAGATTACTGGGAACTGGTGTCGCTCGATCCGGCCAGCTACTACGTGTCCTCCGTGCCCATTTTGTTGAAATGGGAGCACGTACTGATGCTCAACATCGGCACGTTGGCCATTTGTTTGCTGGTGCTGATACTGCCTTCCTACCTGGTAACGCGCATTTCGCCGGTACGCGCCATACGCTTCAACTGA
- a CDS encoding tRNA guanosine(34) transglycosylase Tgt, with translation MFKFDLLSTDPASSARAGVISTAHGTIETPIFMPVGTAGAIKGVHISELEEDTRADIMLSNTYHLYLRPGTEIIRGAGGLHRFNGWNKPILTDSGGYQVYSLAGSRKITESGVSFKSHIDGSAHFFSPERAIDIQREIGADIIMAFDECTPYPCDYEYAKNSLDMTHRWLQRCVDRFEKKVPLYGYGQTLLPIVQGSTYTDLRQKSAEVIAGFDLPGNAIGGLSVGEPHEEMYAMTDVVCRILPKDKPRYLMGVGTPANLLENIALGIDMFDCVMPTRNARNGMLYTSEGVMNMRNKKWENDHNVIDPNGTSGVDQRYSRAFLRHLFISGEMLGPQIASLHNLAFYLWLVREARKHIMAGDFTTWKNQMVPKLTHRL, from the coding sequence TTGTTCAAGTTTGATTTACTCTCTACCGACCCGGCCAGCAGTGCGCGTGCCGGTGTAATCTCAACCGCGCATGGCACCATTGAAACGCCCATTTTTATGCCCGTCGGAACAGCCGGCGCAATCAAAGGGGTGCATATCAGCGAGCTGGAAGAAGACACCCGTGCCGACATCATGCTCTCCAACACCTATCACCTCTATCTCCGGCCCGGAACAGAAATCATTCGCGGAGCCGGAGGCTTGCATCGTTTTAACGGCTGGAACAAACCCATCCTCACGGATAGCGGCGGATACCAGGTATATTCTTTGGCCGGGAGCCGAAAAATTACCGAAAGCGGCGTGAGTTTTAAGTCTCATATTGACGGAAGCGCGCACTTTTTCAGTCCGGAGCGGGCCATTGACATACAACGTGAAATTGGCGCTGACATCATCATGGCATTTGATGAGTGCACGCCCTACCCTTGCGACTACGAATACGCCAAAAACTCGCTCGACATGACCCACCGCTGGCTGCAGCGCTGCGTGGATCGCTTTGAAAAAAAAGTGCCCCTCTACGGATATGGCCAAACCCTGTTGCCCATTGTGCAGGGAAGCACCTACACCGATTTGAGGCAGAAATCGGCAGAGGTGATTGCGGGATTTGATTTACCCGGCAACGCCATCGGAGGCTTATCGGTGGGGGAGCCGCACGAAGAGATGTACGCCATGACCGATGTGGTTTGCAGGATTCTTCCCAAAGACAAACCGCGCTACCTTATGGGCGTAGGAACACCTGCCAACCTCCTGGAAAACATTGCCCTGGGAATAGACATGTTTGACTGTGTGATGCCCACGAGAAACGCCCGAAACGGAATGCTGTACACCAGTGAGGGGGTGATGAACATGCGAAATAAAAAGTGGGAAAATGACCACAACGTGATTGACCCCAACGGAACTTCGGGCGTTGACCAACGCTACTCACGGGCATTTTTGAGGCACCTCTTTATATCGGGCGAAATGTTGGGCCCGCAAATTGCAAGTCTGCACAATCTGGCTTTCTATTTGTGGCTGGTGCGCGAGGCCCGCAAGCACATCATGGCCGGTGATTTTACTACCTGGAAAAATCAAATGGTACCCAAACTCACCCACCGACTGTAG
- a CDS encoding pyridoxal-phosphate dependent enzyme has protein sequence MKIYDNILETIGNTPMIRMNRIAQDIPGTVLAKVEYFNPGHSVKDRMALKMIEDAEKAGHLKPGGTVIECTSGNTGMGLALACIVKGYKLICTLSDKQSKEKMDILRAMGAEVHVCPTNVPPDHPESYYSVASRLNREIPNSFYPYQYDNLSNRQAHYETTGPEIWEQTEGKITHFVVGVGTGGTISGVAKYLKEKNPNIQIWGIDTYGSVFKKYHETGEFDEKEIYSYITEGIGEDILPKNVDFSLIDHFEKVTDKVGALTTRELARKEGLFLGYSAGSAFAGVRQLKDRLNADSVVVVLFHDHGSRYVGKVYNDDWMRDRGFLSDRNRHAIDLVNNHVEQPLVTVGSGELVANAIQKMRQFDISQIPVVDDGKFVGCLNDNRLFQKLVENPEVGNMRASEVMDEALPVVTAQCELTEIAAMINKDVHGVLVQIDEDKHHIITRHDLIGAFC, from the coding sequence ATGAAAATCTACGACAACATTCTTGAAACCATCGGCAACACGCCCATGATTCGCATGAACCGCATTGCGCAGGATATTCCCGGCACCGTGTTGGCCAAGGTTGAGTATTTCAACCCGGGTCATTCGGTAAAAGACCGCATGGCGCTCAAAATGATTGAGGACGCTGAAAAAGCAGGTCATCTCAAACCCGGCGGAACCGTGATTGAATGCACCAGCGGAAACACGGGAATGGGGCTGGCGCTGGCCTGCATCGTAAAAGGCTACAAGCTGATTTGCACCCTGAGCGACAAGCAGAGCAAGGAGAAAATGGATATTCTGAGGGCCATGGGAGCGGAGGTGCACGTGTGCCCAACCAACGTACCGCCAGATCACCCTGAGTCATACTATTCGGTGGCATCCCGCCTGAACCGCGAGATTCCCAATTCTTTCTATCCCTACCAATACGATAATCTCAGCAACCGACAGGCCCATTACGAAACCACGGGTCCCGAAATCTGGGAGCAAACCGAAGGAAAAATCACCCATTTTGTGGTAGGAGTAGGAACCGGAGGAACCATCAGCGGAGTGGCAAAGTACCTCAAGGAGAAAAACCCCAATATCCAGATTTGGGGTATTGATACCTACGGCTCGGTTTTCAAGAAATACCACGAAACCGGCGAGTTTGACGAGAAAGAAATCTACAGCTATATCACTGAGGGAATTGGCGAAGACATCTTGCCAAAAAACGTGGATTTCAGCCTGATTGACCATTTTGAAAAAGTAACCGACAAGGTAGGCGCCCTCACCACGCGTGAGCTGGCGCGCAAGGAAGGACTTTTCCTGGGTTATAGCGCAGGGAGCGCCTTTGCCGGTGTTCGCCAACTGAAAGACCGCCTCAACGCCGACTCTGTGGTGGTGGTGCTGTTTCACGACCACGGATCGCGATACGTGGGCAAGGTGTACAACGACGACTGGATGCGCGACCGCGGTTTCCTCAGTGACCGAAATCGCCATGCTATTGACCTCGTAAACAACCATGTAGAGCAACCACTGGTCACTGTTGGTTCGGGCGAGTTGGTAGCGAACGCCATCCAGAAAATGCGTCAGTTTGATATTTCGCAGATTCCCGTGGTGGACGACGGCAAGTTTGTGGGCTGCCTTAACGACAACCGCTTGTTTCAGAAACTGGTTGAAAACCCCGAGGTGGGCAACATGCGCGCATCTGAAGTGATGGACGAAGCCCTTCCCGTGGTCACCGCCCAGTGCGAATTGACGGAGATTGCGGCCATGATTAACAAAGACGTTCACGGGGTGCTGGTGCAGATTGACGAGGATAAGCATCATATCATTACCCGCCACGACCTGATCGGGGCATTCTGTTGA
- the rsmG gene encoding 16S rRNA (guanine(527)-N(7))-methyltransferase RsmG, whose translation MSDPDLIFRYFPDLTDQQRNRFEQLGPLYAHWNQQINVISRKDMEHFYERHVLHALAIARVIRFKPGTRILDIGTGGGFPGIPLAILFPECHFHLVDSIGKKIKVVKEVSAALGLTNVQATHGRAEEASGSFHFVVNRAVASMQKLRHWSDGKFASDTFNSLPNGMLSLKGGDLRDEVRDAGVEADFYPIAEYFHEDFFLTKSVVYVPA comes from the coding sequence ATGTCCGACCCGGATCTCATTTTTCGCTACTTTCCGGATCTCACTGACCAACAGCGCAATCGCTTTGAGCAGCTGGGGCCTTTGTACGCGCATTGGAATCAGCAAATCAACGTGATATCCCGCAAGGATATGGAGCATTTCTACGAGCGTCATGTGCTGCACGCACTAGCCATAGCGCGCGTCATCCGCTTTAAACCGGGTACGAGAATTCTTGATATTGGAACAGGGGGAGGCTTTCCGGGTATTCCGCTGGCCATTCTTTTTCCGGAATGCCACTTTCACCTCGTGGATTCTATCGGTAAGAAAATCAAAGTGGTGAAGGAAGTAAGTGCCGCTCTCGGCTTAACGAATGTGCAAGCTACACACGGACGGGCCGAGGAGGCGAGCGGCTCCTTTCATTTTGTGGTCAATCGCGCGGTGGCATCCATGCAAAAGTTGCGGCACTGGAGTGATGGAAAATTCGCTTCAGATACGTTCAATTCACTTCCCAACGGTATGCTCAGTCTAAAAGGGGGGGATCTTAGGGATGAAGTTCGAGATGCCGGCGTGGAGGCCGATTTTTATCCTATTGCCGAGTACTTCCATGAAGACTTTTTTCTCACCAAGTCGGTCGTGTACGTACCGGCCTGA
- a CDS encoding sigma-70 family RNA polymerase sigma factor, with amino-acid sequence MEVNDHLSDKAKYDYDLVQKAVKGDQRAYAELMDRYRDAIFFMLLKMVNNRDDADDLTIEAFGKAFKRLEQYQPSYAFSTWLFKIASNNCIDFLRKEKKKKMVSLDNSISNDEGDDLTYEVRDEELDPEESFMKSQKVEAMREVVDKLKPRYRELVVLRYFKEYSYEEIAEELDLPLGTVKAQLFRARDLLSHLLRHTKERI; translated from the coding sequence ATGGAAGTAAACGATCATTTATCCGACAAAGCCAAATACGATTACGATCTGGTGCAGAAAGCAGTAAAAGGCGATCAGCGGGCCTATGCCGAGCTGATGGATCGTTACCGCGACGCGATTTTCTTTATGCTGCTTAAAATGGTGAATAACCGCGACGATGCCGACGACCTTACCATCGAAGCCTTCGGAAAAGCATTCAAACGCCTCGAGCAGTACCAACCCAGCTATGCTTTCAGCACGTGGCTCTTCAAAATTGCTTCCAACAACTGTATTGATTTTCTTCGCAAGGAAAAGAAGAAGAAAATGGTTTCCCTCGATAATTCCATCTCCAACGATGAGGGTGACGATCTGACGTACGAGGTGCGGGATGAAGAGTTGGATCCGGAAGAAAGCTTTATGAAATCGCAAAAGGTGGAAGCCATGCGCGAGGTGGTGGATAAGTTGAAGCCGCGATACCGTGAGCTTGTGGTGCTGCGTTACTTCAAAGAATATTCCTACGAGGAAATTGCCGAAGAACTGGACCTTCCGCTGGGTACTGTAAAAGCACAACTCTTCAGAGCCCGCGACCTTCTTTCGCACTTGCTTCGCCACACCAAAGAGCGTATCTGA
- a CDS encoding DUF1343 domain-containing protein, translating to MNDSIFNSFPLKSRKISNIICRVGLGFWLTVPICGCAEVPAPVSEPPEIQITQDEPLRTGAEQMERVLAHLTGRRVGVVANPTAQVAGVHLVDTLLAHGVNLVRVFGPEHGFRGDAADGEWVDHGVDARTGIPVVSLYGKNKKPTQQQMSDLDVVVFDIQDVGVRFYTYISTLHLVMEAAGESGVSVLVLDRPNPHAHYIDGPVLNPKFSSFVGMHPIPLVHGMTVAELALMINGEGWLKGGVKCALDVVPCEAYARSVRYELPVAPSPNLPNMQSVYLYPSLGLFEGTLVSVGRGTDAPFQQIGMPGLKAGEHRFTPRSIPGVSKYPPHENKECVGWDLRGEETPPQRLNLSFLLTTYEHAPNKEAFFLESGFFNKLAGTDELIKQVKAGYTEEQIRATWKDGLEAFARQRTPYLLYED from the coding sequence ATGAACGATTCTATCTTCAATTCCTTTCCGCTGAAGTCGCGCAAAATTAGCAATATAATCTGCCGTGTTGGCCTCGGGTTTTGGCTCACCGTGCCCATTTGCGGATGCGCGGAAGTTCCGGCTCCTGTTTCCGAACCGCCCGAAATCCAAATTACACAGGATGAGCCGCTGCGCACCGGAGCAGAGCAAATGGAGCGCGTTCTGGCTCATCTCACAGGAAGGCGGGTAGGGGTGGTGGCCAATCCTACGGCACAGGTAGCAGGTGTCCATTTGGTAGACACCTTGCTGGCGCATGGGGTCAATCTGGTGCGGGTTTTTGGGCCTGAGCACGGATTTCGGGGCGATGCAGCCGACGGCGAATGGGTAGATCACGGCGTAGATGCCCGCACGGGAATCCCGGTGGTGTCGCTCTACGGAAAAAACAAAAAACCTACGCAACAACAGATGTCTGATCTGGATGTGGTGGTGTTCGATATTCAGGATGTAGGGGTGCGTTTTTATACCTACATCAGCACCTTGCACCTGGTGATGGAGGCCGCCGGCGAATCGGGAGTTTCAGTGCTGGTTCTCGACAGGCCCAATCCGCACGCGCACTACATAGACGGTCCGGTACTCAACCCGAAATTCAGCTCTTTTGTGGGAATGCATCCTATTCCGCTGGTACACGGCATGACGGTGGCAGAACTGGCGCTTATGATAAACGGTGAGGGCTGGCTGAAGGGTGGTGTGAAATGCGCGTTGGATGTGGTTCCCTGCGAGGCTTATGCGCGATCCGTGCGCTACGAGCTGCCCGTGGCGCCGTCGCCCAACCTGCCCAACATGCAAAGCGTGTATTTGTACCCGTCGCTGGGATTGTTCGAAGGCACCCTGGTGAGCGTGGGCAGGGGCACCGACGCACCATTTCAGCAAATCGGAATGCCCGGTTTGAAGGCCGGTGAACATCGTTTTACACCGCGTTCTATTCCGGGGGTGTCCAAATACCCTCCCCACGAAAATAAGGAATGCGTGGGTTGGGATCTGCGCGGGGAGGAAACGCCGCCACAGCGGCTCAACCTGTCTTTTTTACTCACCACGTATGAGCATGCGCCAAACAAGGAGGCCTTTTTTCTGGAGAGTGGTTTTTTCAACAAACTGGCCGGCACCGATGAGCTGATTAAACAGGTAAAAGCGGGTTACACAGAAGAGCAAATTCGCGCCACCTGGAAGGACGGTCTCGAGGCTTTTGCCAGACAACGCACACCCTATCTGCTTTACGAGGACTAG
- a CDS encoding glycosyltransferase, with the protein MTFWPTELDLQTAAALLLAIASLCGLFFYYLFFFLRPGIQKRMTPADRMDWPAVSVVICAHNEEQNIIANLPRILEQDYPQFEVVVVNDDSWDQTGDELLNFQQVYSHLKVVTVEEHVQRRPGKKFPLTLGIKKASHELLIFTDADCVPESNQWLRHMAAGFQSGKEVVLGMSPAKPAKGLVNALVRFETLLTAMFYSGFALAGFPYMGVGRNLGYTRSAYDVVGGFKKHYHIMSGDDDLLVRDIARKKNTAVIVHPDALMWTSGPDSWLRWWRQKRRHYSTATHYRWGSRLMLGLYPLFLTTWLVAVIYLFTCENTQYIASVLLATKVMTQLVIFRLSFRVLKDKYIWAWSPLLEVVLLANQFALLVAALFSKQKKWK; encoded by the coding sequence ATGACCTTCTGGCCAACAGAACTCGATTTGCAAACCGCCGCAGCGCTCTTGCTGGCCATTGCTTCACTGTGTGGGTTGTTTTTCTACTATCTGTTCTTTTTTCTCAGGCCGGGTATTCAAAAAAGAATGACTCCGGCCGACAGGATGGATTGGCCCGCAGTTTCGGTAGTGATTTGTGCCCACAACGAGGAGCAGAATATAATAGCGAACCTACCGCGCATACTCGAGCAGGATTATCCTCAATTCGAAGTAGTGGTGGTAAACGACGATTCGTGGGACCAAACCGGTGATGAGCTTCTAAACTTTCAACAAGTGTACAGCCACCTCAAAGTGGTTACTGTTGAAGAGCATGTTCAGCGCCGCCCGGGCAAAAAATTTCCGCTTACGCTTGGTATCAAAAAGGCCTCCCATGAGCTCCTTATTTTTACCGATGCCGACTGTGTGCCTGAAAGCAATCAATGGTTGCGGCACATGGCTGCGGGTTTTCAAAGCGGCAAAGAAGTGGTGCTGGGAATGAGCCCTGCAAAGCCGGCCAAAGGACTTGTCAATGCGCTCGTGCGGTTCGAAACCCTGCTCACAGCTATGTTTTACTCAGGTTTTGCGCTGGCGGGATTCCCCTACATGGGCGTGGGGAGAAATCTCGGCTACACCCGGAGTGCCTATGATGTAGTGGGTGGGTTTAAAAAGCATTACCATATTATGTCGGGCGATGACGATCTGCTGGTGCGCGACATTGCCCGCAAAAAGAACACGGCGGTTATTGTGCACCCCGATGCATTGATGTGGACCTCAGGACCGGATTCGTGGTTGCGGTGGTGGCGCCAAAAAAGACGACATTACAGTACTGCAACACACTACCGATGGGGTTCAAGGTTGATGCTTGGGCTCTATCCACTATTCCTAACAACATGGTTAGTGGCAGTAATTTATTTGTTTACCTGCGAAAACACGCAGTACATCGCTTCGGTGCTTTTAGCCACCAAAGTAATGACGCAATTGGTTATCTTTCGGCTCAGCTTCCGGGTTCTCAAAGACAAGTATATTTGGGCCTGGTCGCCACTGCTCGAAGTGGTGCTTCTGGCAAACCAGTTTGCACTTTTGGTAGCCGCTCTTTTTTCAAAACAGAAGAAATGGAAGTAA
- a CDS encoding cobalamin-binding protein codes for MLHVTDQMGRNITLPARPQRIVSLVPSITELLFDLGLGNEVVGVTRFCVHPEQARQTARNMGGTKKIHHDRIAALQPDLIIGSKEENTPEDIERLWHTYPVWMSDVKTISEGIAMIVQIGELCRRPSEAQHMAQEIEADFDKLKSSIVGQPNIRAAYLIWHKPMMVCGTNNFIGDVMRAMGLHNVFDGHFGGRDGTPRYPAITAEELAVSNADVVLLSSEPFPFKDEHIQHYQTLLPHSTVTKVDGELFSWYGSRMAKMPGYLRGLRGKLQERLP; via the coding sequence ATGCTGCATGTAACCGACCAGATGGGGCGGAACATCACCCTACCCGCCAGACCACAACGCATTGTTTCACTGGTTCCCTCTATTACTGAGCTCCTTTTTGACTTAGGCCTCGGCAACGAGGTAGTGGGTGTGACTCGGTTTTGTGTGCATCCCGAGCAGGCAAGGCAAACTGCCCGAAACATGGGTGGCACCAAGAAAATTCATCACGACCGTATTGCCGCGCTTCAGCCCGACCTGATTATCGGCAGCAAAGAAGAAAATACCCCCGAAGACATTGAGCGCTTGTGGCATACCTACCCCGTATGGATGAGCGACGTGAAAACCATTTCGGAGGGTATTGCAATGATTGTACAAATCGGCGAGTTGTGCAGACGCCCTTCCGAAGCGCAGCACATGGCTCAGGAAATCGAAGCGGATTTCGACAAGCTGAAGTCTTCAATTGTCGGTCAGCCAAACATACGGGCGGCTTACCTCATCTGGCACAAGCCCATGATGGTGTGCGGTACAAACAACTTTATTGGCGATGTGATGCGCGCCATGGGGTTGCATAATGTGTTTGACGGGCATTTCGGCGGTAGGGATGGCACTCCGCGATATCCGGCCATCACCGCGGAAGAGTTGGCAGTGAGCAATGCCGATGTGGTGCTCCTTTCGTCGGAGCCCTTTCCTTTTAAGGATGAGCACATTCAACACTACCAGACCCTCTTGCCCCACAGCACTGTGACAAAGGTGGACGGCGAGCTGTTTTCATGGTACGGCTCAAGGATGGCAAAAATGCCGGGGTATTTGCGAGGGCTGCGCGGCAAACTGCAAGAGAGATTACCATAA
- a CDS encoding TlpA family protein disulfide reductase — protein sequence MTRTVFISVLLLLWVSFSMAGTISFQGFGCDSLTVVLINKESGQDTLFSGLLDDHSLTYSHGREEFSVSAVSVINHCDKSGMSFPVLLDGSNIRLNFQRDESSGFRFVTYEGSSLQEEFNAFNAQLNSFRAESMTLAKSLRKVANSDASEAEETERRIRQLMDSANDYIIATWIKDPSNKFVYLFLSMIMAQIQDKKLAEDICRSAAVHAPISLLPAICANKAGIEGKNISEILGDDDDSESFLVLLRSRSNPKWFVIDIWASWCGPCIVQQEELKKHYPEWYGRGVEVIAVAVRDAESRASASHHKRSLPWQNFVDVSGVLGLAFNVASIPGYIVLDDEYTVKFRSNSFEELTEWLTSEGIVLN from the coding sequence ATGACCAGAACAGTTTTCATTTCGGTTTTATTGCTTTTGTGGGTGTCTTTCTCTATGGCTGGAACCATTTCGTTTCAGGGGTTTGGATGTGATTCGCTCACCGTGGTGTTGATTAACAAGGAATCGGGTCAGGACACCTTGTTTTCCGGTTTATTGGATGATCATTCACTCACCTATAGTCATGGGCGTGAAGAGTTCAGTGTTTCGGCAGTATCGGTTATAAACCACTGCGATAAAAGTGGAATGAGTTTTCCGGTTCTGCTAGATGGTAGCAATATTCGACTGAACTTTCAGCGGGATGAATCCTCCGGTTTCCGCTTTGTTACCTATGAGGGAAGTTCGCTTCAAGAAGAGTTCAATGCTTTTAATGCACAATTGAATTCGTTTCGCGCGGAGTCCATGACTTTGGCTAAAAGCCTCAGGAAAGTGGCTAATAGTGATGCAAGCGAAGCAGAGGAAACCGAACGTCGAATCAGGCAGTTAATGGACTCAGCCAATGACTATATCATCGCGACATGGATAAAGGACCCATCCAACAAGTTTGTCTATTTGTTTCTGAGCATGATAATGGCGCAAATTCAAGACAAGAAATTGGCTGAGGACATTTGCAGGTCGGCTGCAGTGCATGCGCCAATTTCTCTGCTGCCTGCCATTTGCGCCAACAAAGCCGGGATAGAGGGTAAGAATATCTCAGAAATTCTCGGGGACGATGATGATTCAGAATCTTTCCTGGTCTTGCTTCGCTCAAGGAGCAATCCGAAATGGTTTGTAATTGACATTTGGGCTTCGTGGTGTGGGCCTTGTATCGTGCAGCAGGAAGAGCTAAAAAAGCATTACCCGGAATGGTATGGGCGGGGTGTTGAAGTTATAGCTGTGGCTGTTAGGGATGCGGAGTCAAGAGCCAGTGCATCCCATCACAAACGCTCTTTGCCGTGGCAAAACTTTGTGGATGTTTCCGGCGTCCTGGGGCTGGCGTTTAATGTTGCGAGCATTCCCGGTTATATCGTGCTGGATGACGAGTACACAGTGAAGTTCCGCAGTAATTCTTTTGAAGAGTTGACTGAATGGCTCACCTCGGAGGGTATTGTGTTGAATTGA